The Cucurbita pepo subsp. pepo cultivar mu-cu-16 chromosome LG08, ASM280686v2, whole genome shotgun sequence genome contains a region encoding:
- the LOC111800756 gene encoding dof zinc finger protein DOF2.4-like, protein MNFSSIPPYLHPSNWQQQVSHQLGTTTTTTTTSAPTSQLPPPPPPPPPHGGSIRPGSMAERARLANVPMPDATLKCPRCESTNTKFCYFNNYSLTQPRHFCKTCRRYWTRGGALRNVPVGGGCRRNKRSKGRNSKSPPVSSDRQQQTSGSANSSSSAIASNNNSGLSPQIPPHRFMAPLHHHHHHQQLTDFDIGGFNYGGGGVLSAPATATGDLSFQLGNTNLAGGTSIGSLLGFDQQWRLQQQAPQFPFLSSLDPFDGGSSGGGGGGDGSGWQMRPKLPSGSRNLTQMGNSVKMEGTPNHEANIGRQFVGNEQYWSGGSMAWSDLSGFSSSSSARNPL, encoded by the exons ATGAATTTTTCATCCATTCCTCCTTATCTTCATCCTTCTAATTGGCAACAG CAAGTTTCCCATCAACTTGgaactactactactactactactacctCTGCACCCACTTCTCagcttcctcctcctcctccgccccCACCACCTCATGGCGGTTCCATCCGGCCCGGTTCCATGGCAGAGCGAGCTCGATTGGCTAATGTTCCCATGCCTGATGCTACATTGAAGTGCCCAAGATGTGAATCAACCAACACTAAGTTTTGTTACTTCAACAATTATAGCCTAACTCAGCCTCGCCACTTTTGCAAGACTTGCCGACGGTACTGGACGAGAGGTGGCGCTCTGAGGAACGTCCCGGTCGGGGGCGGTTGTCGGAGGAATAAAAGAAGTAAAGGGAGAAATTCTAAATCGCCGCCGGTTAGTTCTGACCGGCAACAACAAACTAGCGGTTCAGCTAATTCCTCATCAAGTGCAATAGCTTCCAATAATAATAGTGGACTTTCCCCACAGATCCCACCACACCGCTTCATGGCTcctctccaccaccaccaccaccaccaacaaCTCACTGACTTCGACATCGGAGGGTTCAActacggcggcggcggtgtaCTGTCAGCTCCTGCCACCGCCACCGGTGACCTGAGTTTCCAATTGGGTAACACTAATTTAGCTGGAGGAACAAGTATAGGATCTCTCTTGGGATTTGACCAACAATGGCGGCTCCAACAACAAGCTCCTCAATTTCCCTTCTTGTCGAGCCTCGACCCTTTCGACGGCGGTAgtagcggcggcggcggcggcggcgatggGTCGGGGTGGCAAATGAGGCCAAAATTACCCTCAGGATCAAGGAATTTAACCCAAATGGGAAATTCAGTGAAAATGGAAGGAACCCCAAATCATGAAGCTAACATTGGAAGGCAATTTGTTGGGAATGAACAATATTGGAGCGGTGGATCAATGGCGTGGTCGGATCTTTCTGGCTTCAGTTCTTCATCTTCAGCAAGAAACCCTTTATAG